The Raphanus sativus cultivar WK10039 chromosome 2, ASM80110v3, whole genome shotgun sequence genome includes a region encoding these proteins:
- the LOC108829914 gene encoding uncharacterized protein LOC108829914 — METAYFVEDDEEAQRIQQLSADYIAQGDHIKALEAIETWMSSPHNKKNKALYFFSFQQGQIFSKQAKRAENIHAKFAFLLGSAECYSANGGFSSFCAAQLFDLGGLIGSPLYLKKSVGKAKEYISLLASFAGLSSQEEKSLRDVKSILKAAESRIAAGSPRDPEVSVAKNNEEKNESDFVRGLRSYWLGLNVEVKRKFMEVSIEDFTSYVQRFYGTEGRDALEKVLSSAVDNKKWRRWVCRSCSEEFLPLKKFKNHLEKEHDAKFKPSTAEHMAQMVDEAWAGMITVAGWEPVDTAAAVEMIKTRLDFVKAFVYENGWSRDWPLATTDEERSKLLKEIQLLLVLFCERKILSCGLRDWMMRLLIKHLARFEVSKHTLTTECRLVETPQSICFLGRSELEQILDFLKRIKCEREDGKEMISRAVDSFYSGTRVKERIDFDELFSSLLLDKRLLRCEIAQFDDEGTVSFLDPNDHYAKANACGDDIVSWLADHSSGDERFRFPRPVRTHNLDIWVAVLRAVQFTCRTLGTKYAKKLQMLGYDAGLVDAINLCVSENNKRSAPEHQWNKYASLLGDECERKHLVTEARDSFNTRLFFCSVRDALEEAPDPTFDFPDLEDCLKRIHGHKNLSDDIVLKSIDRLRSMVADKVPLVDTKMLLVENSRISLFNDLIRLSAFDYRSYILPPLKEFLLEGIVEDMERKAKLAAAQADRLLEEEMKSPSKKKINKSSKEELAAAQALKLLSENRQDKEKSSGSKKKRRRNKKRTSTSMPGVLDQNVEPVTSPSPKPGEEDSMEYDQQEAANDMQNMPGEDSPSKHLEPAHAEGPLIYNSALAMTLKALCYTEILKEYLVQNRNQFYDHREERVPFAIGNFFTAFVSKQMKEGLYSYLLSDLLSSIEEVYSMTSHAAELLVSILEFWPCWECPEIENVVTHVFTLEEYERMSCSKCKKKPNYPEQSSYGIIMAADSIRDLQCAFGNTKFEDILKMIRMEDKMICDLKTGGCGKANFVHHIISRCPPIFTVVLEWEKHETEKEISETTKALDWEIDMSRLYEGLEPNTKYRLVSMVGCAGEEEEYICLAYKKNRWVSFSHEASSAKEVVGSWKSVVRFCGERKVRPEILFYKALQWPNK, encoded by the exons ATGGAGACTGCCTACTTCGTAGAAGACGATGAGGAAGCACAACGAATCCAACAACTCTCTGCAGATTACATCGCTCAAGGAGATCACATCAAGGCCTTGGAGGCCATCGAAACTTGGATGTCTTCTCCTCATAACAAGAAGAACAAGGCCCTATACTTTTTCTCGTTCCAGCAAGGTCAAATCTTCTCCAAACAAGCCAAGCGAGCAGAGAACATCCACGCGAAATTCGCGTTCCTACTCGGCTCTGCGGAGTGCTATTCGGCAAACGGGGGCTTCTCGTCGTTCTGCGCCGCTCAGCTCTTTGATCTTGGCGGTTTGATCGGATCGCCATTGTACTTGAAGAAATCCGTAGGCAAAGCGAAAGAGTATATTTCTCTTTTAGCGTCTTTTGCTGGATTGAGTTCGCAAGAGGAGAAAAGTCTAAGAGACGTCAAGAGTATACTCAAAGCTGCAGAGTCAAGGATCGCTGCTGGTTCTCCTAGGGATCCTGAAGTTAGTGTTGCCAAGAACAATGAAGAGAAGAATGAATCTGATTTCGTTAGAGGGTTAAGATCGTACTGGTTAGGTTTGAATGTTGAGGTCAAAAGGAAGTTTATGGAAGTAAGCATTGAGGATTTTACTAGCTATGTGCAGAGATTCTACGGCACAGAGGGACGAGATGCTTTGGAGAAAGTACTGAGTTCTGCAGTAGATAACAAGAAATGGAGGCGTTGGGTATGTCGATCTTGTTCGGAAGAGTTCTTACCCCTTAAAAAGTTCAAGAACCATCTTGAGAAAGAACACGACGCAAAGTTTAAGCCTTCTACGGCAGAGCATATGGCTCAGATGGTAGATGAAGCGTGGGCTGGTATGATAACGGTTGCAGGTTGGGAGCCAGTGGATACAGCTGCTGCTGTTGAAATGATCAAGACTCGGCTTGATTTTGTGAAAGCGTTTGTATATGAGAATGGATGGTCCAGAGACTGGCCATTAGCTACTACAGATGAAGAACGCAGCAAGTTGCTCAAGGAGATCCAGTTGCTACTTGTGTTGTTTTGTGAGCGTAAGATCCTTTCTTGTGGTCTTAGAGACTGGATGATGCGTTTGCTGATTAAGCATCTTGCACGGTTTGAGGTTTCCAAGCATACTCTTACTACAGAGTGTCGCTTAGTGGAAACACCTCAGAGCATCTGCTTTTTGGGAAGAAGTGAACTCGAACAGATTCTAGACTTTCTCAAACGCATCAAGTGTGAGAGGGAAGATGGAAAAGAGATGATTAGCAGAGCAGTGGATAGTTTCTACAGTGGGACTCGAGTTAAAGAGAGGATAGACTTCGACGAGCTGTTTTCATCTCTGCTTCTGGATAAGAGGCTGCTGCGATGTGAGATTGCTCAATTCGATGATGAAGGGACAGTAAGTTTCTTGGACCCCAATGATCACTACGCCAAGGCAAATGCCTGTGGAGATGATATAGTGTCTTGGTTAGCGGATCACTCCTCTGGAGATGAGAGGTTTCGATTCCCAAGACCTGTGAGGACACACAATCTAGATATTTGGGTGGCTGTTTTGAGAGCCGTTCAGTTCACCTGTAGGACTTTGGGAACCAAATATGCAAAGAAACTGCAGATGCTAGGTTATGATGCAGGTCTTGTTGACGCCATTAACTTATGTGTAAGCGAAAATAATAAGAGGAGTGCTCCAGAACATCAATGGAACAAATATGCATCTCTTCTAGGGGATGAATGTGAAAGGAAGCATTTAGTGACAGAAGCTAGAGATTCTTTCAATACACGCCTGTTCTTTTGTTCAGTTCGAGATGCTCTTGAAGAAGCACCGGATCCGACATTTGATTTCCCAGATTTAGAAGATTGCCTGAAGCGTATTCATGGGCACAAAAATCTCAGCGATGATATAGTCCTCAAGTCCATAGACCGTCTGAGATCAATGGTCGCTGATAAG GTTCCGCTAGTCGATACCAAGATGTTGCTGGTTGAAAATTCAAGGATTAGTTTGTTCAACGACCTCATCAGACTTTCTGCTTTTGACTACCGCTCTTACATCCTTCCACCACTCAAAGAATTCTTGCTG GAAGGAATTGTAGAAGATATGGAACGCAAAGCCAAGTTAGCTGCAGCACAAGCAGATCGCTTACTCGAGGAGGAAATGAAATCACCgtcaaaaaagaagataaataaaaGCAGCAAG GAAGAGCTAGCTGCAGCACAGGCGCTGAAACTTTTATCCGAGAACAGACAAGACAAAGAGAAGAGTTCGGGGTCAAAGAAGAAGAGACGCAGAAACAAAAAG AGAACTTCAACAAGCATGCCTGGAGTTCTTGATCAGAATGTCGAACC TGTTACTTCTCCATCACCTAAACCGGGGGAAGAAGATTCTATGGAATACGATCAACAGGAAGCTGCTAATG ATATGCAAAACATGCCTGGAGAAGATTCACCGTCGAAACATTTGGAGCCAGCACATGCAGAAGGTCCACTCATATATAACTCAGCTCTTGCCATGACGCTGAAG GCTCTTTGTTACACTGAGATTCTTAAAGAGTATTTGGTGCAAAACCGTAATCAATTTTATGACCACCGGGAAGAACGAGTTCCTTTTGCAATAGGAAATTTCTTTACTGCGTTTGTCTCGAAGCAAATGAAAGAGGGACTCTACAGTTACCTCTTAAGCGACTTACTTTCTTCCATAGAAGAAGTTTATTCCATG ACAAGTCATGCCGCTGAGCTACTGGTATCCATCCTTGAGTTTTGGCCTTGCTGGGAATGTCCAGAAATAGAAAACGTGGTCACTCATGTTTTTACACTGGAGGAATATGAAAGAATGAGTTGTAGCAAATGCAAAAAGAAGCCAAATTATCCAGAGCAGAGTTCTTATGGAATCATTATGGCTGCAGATTCAATCAGAGACCTGCAG TGTGCTTTTGGGAATACGAAGTTTGAGGACATCCTTAAAATGATTCGGATGGAAGATAAAATGATATGTGACCTTAAAACAGGAGGCTGTGGAAAGGCAAACTTTGTTCATCACATTATTAGTAGATGCCCGCCCATATTCACAGTCG TGCTGGAGTGGGAGAAGCATGAAACGGAAAAAGAGATATCTGAAACAACAAAGGCTTTGGACTGGGAGATAGATATGAGCAGGCTATACGAAGGCTTAGAGCCAAACACTAAGTACCGGCTTGTGTCTATG GTTGGTTGTgctggtgaagaagaagaatacatATGCCTAGCTTATAAGAAGAACCGATGGGTCAGTTTCAGTCATGAAGCTTCTTCAGCAAAAGAG GTTGTTGGTAGCTGGAAGAGTGTGGTCAGATTCTGTGGAGAAAGGAAGGTTCGGCCagagattttgttttataaagcTTTGCAATGGCCTAACAAGTGA